From the genome of Pseudomonas sp. WJP1:
CGCGCCAACGCCCGGGGTGAATTCCTCGACCATATCGAACACTTGCCGGATGTGATCCTGGCCAACATCTATGCCCCCGACCGCATGATCATCTGGTCGACCAACCCGGCCCTGATGGGGACCACGATTCACGCCGACGAAGACCTGGACCAGGCCTTCGCCTCGAAGAGGCCCGTGTCGGCCAGTTATCACGATGTCGACAAGGCGCGCATGGAACAGAAATTCGTCACGCCGCCGGAATACATTTTCATCGAAAACTACATTCCGCTGTTCGATGCCGAAGGCAAGAACGTCACGGCGATGGTCGAGATCTACAAGGAACCCAAGGACCTGATCAGCCGGATGGAACGTGGCCTGGTGCTGATATGGTTGGCCACGGCCCTGGGCGGCGGGCTGATTTACCTGGGGCTGTACTGGATCGTGCGGCGGGCGGCGATCCTGCTGGCGGCGCAACAGAAGCAACTGATCACCAACGAAACCTTCGTGGCCCTGGGCGAGATGTCGTCGGCCGTTGCCCACAGCCTGCGCAACCCTCTGGCCACCATTCGCTCAAGCGCCGAACTGGCACTGGAGTTCGACAGTGGCCCGGCGCACAAGAACATCAACGACATCATCGGCCAGGTCGATCGCATGTCGAAGTGGGTGCGCGAGCTTCTGCAATCCTTGCGCCCGCTCAATGACGACGGCGAGCCGGTAAACCTGGTGGCGGCGCTGCACGACAGCCTCATGGCTTTCGAGCAGCAGATCGTCAAGGGCCGGGTCAATGTGCTGTTCGAACCCATAGGCACGCCGATGGTGTTGAGCCAGCAGGTGCAGCTGACGCAGATCCTCAACAGTTTGCTGGCCAATGCGCTGGAGGCCATGGACGAAGGCGGTACCTTGGCCATGACGATGACGCCCATCGATACCCAGCGTGTTCGCGTGGTGGTCAGCGATACCGGCAAAGGCATGAACGAGGAACAGCGACTCATGGCATTCCGGCCGTTTTTCACCACCAAGCAGGGCGGGCTCGGTGTCGGCCTGGTGCTGGTCAAGCGCATCATGGAACGCTTTGGCGGGGCGGTGGCCCTGGAAAGCCGGGAGGGCGAGGGCACCCGCGTCAGCCTGACATTCAGGCGAGTTCCCTGAAAATGGGTGTAAACTTTCCCCGCTAGCGGGTGCCATTCCCCAGTCGCCATTCCCGGGTCATGGCACATTGATGCTGATAAGCCATTGTTTTGCTGGGTGTTAATACCTTTGTATAAAGCAGTTACAAATTTGGCCGAGTCCTTGCAAATCCCCCATCACCCCCTTCACATAATCGAGGCGGCTGGTGATGGACACAAAAGCGCGGTATCCCTTCAAATGGTTTGGTCTGTTGACGCCATTGAGCGTCGCCTTGACGATTTCACTCAGCACAGGGACCTTGCGCGCCAGCCCCATAGACGATGAGCGACAGCCGGAACCGACTGATCCTTCTGCCTATTACGATGAGCCTGAAGACCGGGTGGGGGCACTGAACGCCATCCTGACCATGCCCGAGGCCAACGAGGACTCCTTCGACTTGCCCGACGGGGTCAAGGGTTCACGCGATACCGAACGGTTGGAAAACGTCCTGCCGCCTGCCGCGCAAACCAGTTTCAACTACCCCACCAATGGCAAGCCGAGCCCGTTGTTTGGCGCCCAGCCGTTCACCCAGCAATTGCTGCTGTTCGAAGAGTTCGGCCCGGAAAAGCTCGACCCGACCACCCCGGCGGCACCCTTGCCGTTTCCCGCGGCGGCCATTGGCCCGTTACCGGCACAAGACCCCAACAGTGCGGCCCGCAGCGCACCACCGGGACCTGCGCTCGATACCTTCCTGCGCCAACCGGGGCTGACCCCGTTCCCCAGCCAGTACGCCAACGAAGTGGATCGCAACCCGTGGCAGGCGCAGATCGAGTACTTTCTCAACCGTCATATCGGCTCGTCGGCCGAAGGCCGTCCGCCAGGAAAGGGCTGGTCCCATCAGCGCTGGAACGAGTTCTATCCGCAAAACGCCTACAAAACCGTGCAGACCGGGGCGCGGATCAACGGTGGCTTGCGTGACGCCCGGCAGATGCACGGCTATGCCTTGGGCGAGTTCGGCCCCGGTGGCCTGTATCACAACGTTGCCGGTGTACCGGCCACGGACGGTACGGCCAAGGGCGTCGACCCGCGCTTTCACCCGGCGATGCCGGTACAGAACCACAACTCGGTCTGGACGTTCGACGGCACGCTGCCGCCCAAACTGTTGATGGTGCGCTACGGCCAACCGCTGCTGATGCGCCACTACAACGGCTTGCCGATCGATCCGTCGGCCAACATGGGCTTTGGCCTGCACACCATCAGTACCCACGAACACAACGGCCACGCGCCCGCGGAAAGCGACGGTTATGCCAACGCGTTTTTCTTCCCCGGGCAGTACTACGACTATCGCTGGCCGATCCAGCTGGCCGGCTACGACAGCATCAATACCGACGCCCATGATCCGCGCGCGGCGTTCCCTTGCTCGCCGGGCGAAACCCTGTGGACCAATGACATGAGCCCGGGTCGCAAGACCTGCGAGAACGGCACGATCAAGATCCGCGGCGACTGGCGCGAAACCATGAGCACCCACTGGTTCCACGACCACATGCTGGATTTCACCGCGCAGAATGTCTACAAGGGCAACGCGGCGATGATGAACTACTACAGCGCCCTGGACCGTGGCAACGAGTCGGTGAACGACGGCGTCAACCTGCGTTTCCCCAGCGGCAGCGCCTTGCCATGGGGCAACCGCGACTATGACGTCAACCTGGTGTTCGCCGACAAGGCCTGGGACGGCAATGGCCAGCTGTGGTTCAACCCCTTCAACACCGACGGCTTCCTCGGTGACCAGGTGCTGGTCAACTGGCAGTGGAAACCGACCCTGGATGTGCGCGCCCGCAGCTATCGCTTCCGGATGCTCAACGGCTCGGTTTCGCGCTACTTCAAACTGGCGCTGGTGCGTGAAATCAAGGGCACCAGTGGCGAGTTCCAGGGGCCCAAGGGCTCGGGTGTGTCCTATGCCCGCGTGCCTTTCCACATGATTGCCAACGACGGCAACATCATGGAACACAGCGTGCCGTTCGACGGCACCATGGACCTCGACGCCGACGGCGATAAACAGAACCACAACGCAATCCTGCCGACCCAGGGCATTGCCGAGCGTTTCGACATCATCGTCAACTTCGCGAAAAACGGCATCAAGCCCGGGGACAAACTGTTCTTCGTCAACCTGCTGGTGCATGACGATGGCAAGGGGCCGAAGGAGCCGGTGTCGCTGGCGGACGCGCTTTCGGAAAATTACAAGGCAGTGATCAAGCAAACCAGCAAAGGACCGATGTGGGACAAGGGTGACCCGGCAGTGGGCAAGGTGTTGCAACTCAACGTCAAACCCTACACCGGTCAGGACCTGGCCATGGACCCTGCCGCCTACGAGCCGGCCAAGCCGGGCAAGGCTGAAGGCCTGGTGATGATCCCGCTGAAAATCCATCGCGACAACGCGGCCGACAAGGCGCTGCTGGCCAAGGCCCGCCATCGCACCTTCACCTTCGGCCGCTCCGATGGCACCGATGAAGCACCCTGGACCGTCAAGACCGATGGCGGCTTCGGTTTCCACATGGACCCTCGGCGCCTGAACTCCTCGACCCAGTTGGCCAGCGGGCCGACCGATGCCGGGGGCGCGGGCTACGGCACCCTGGAAGTGTGGAACATCAAGGCCGGCGGTACGGGCTGGAGCCACCCGGTTCACGTGCACTTCGAGGAGGGGATCATCCTCAGTCGCGGCGGCAAGGCCCCACCGGAATGGGAAAAATGGGCTCGCAAGGACGTGTACCGCATCGGCTCGGAAAAGGACGGCCTGGACAGCGTCGAGATGGCGATCAACTTCCGTGAATTCGCCGGGACCTACATGGAGCACTGTCACAACACCCAGCACGAGGACAACTCCATGCTGCTGCGTTGGGACATCGAGAAGCCCGGGCAATTCCAGTTGATGCCGACCCCGTTGCCAAGCTGGGATGGCGTGCGCTACGTGAACTCCGCCGCGTTGCCAACCTTCCGTACTGGCGACGGCTTCGGTCCGAAAGTGACGGTCAAACAATGAACCGCGAGGGTGTCGACATGAAGTTGCCTACCGCACGTGCGCAAGCCCTGGGCATGCACCTGGTGCTGATATTGGTCACTGGTTTGCTGGCCAGCCAGCTGCTGGTGGCCAATCCGGCACCCTCGACTCCAGCACCGACAGCCACGGACGAAGCCGCCACGCCCTGGGGTGGCGACTATTTCCCCAACACCCTGCTGACCGACCAGGACGGTCGGCAGGTGCATTTTTTCGATGACCTGATCAAGGGCAAGGTGGTGGTGATCAACTTCATCTTCACCTCGTGCAGCGACTCCTGCCCGCTGGAAACCGCGCGCCTGCGCCAGGTGCAGAAGCTGCTCGGCGACCGGGTCGGCAAGGACATCTTCTTCTACTCCATCAGCATCGACCCCTTGAGCGATACCCCCGAAGTGCTCAAGGCCTACGCGC
Proteins encoded in this window:
- a CDS encoding sensor histidine kinase, giving the protein MTTLAKTLASDQGEIRLSSRKQPFNLLRWFSLISMAVIGTVAVALGSVSTKFVITESVERDALLTSQFIQAIASAEVRHVSIPNVRTMGELLDPRKDLDFPDVDPLARANARGEFLDHIEHLPDVILANIYAPDRMIIWSTNPALMGTTIHADEDLDQAFASKRPVSASYHDVDKARMEQKFVTPPEYIFIENYIPLFDAEGKNVTAMVEIYKEPKDLISRMERGLVLIWLATALGGGLIYLGLYWIVRRAAILLAAQQKQLITNETFVALGEMSSAVAHSLRNPLATIRSSAELALEFDSGPAHKNINDIIGQVDRMSKWVRELLQSLRPLNDDGEPVNLVAALHDSLMAFEQQIVKGRVNVLFEPIGTPMVLSQQVQLTQILNSLLANALEAMDEGGTLAMTMTPIDTQRVRVVVSDTGKGMNEEQRLMAFRPFFTTKQGGLGVGLVLVKRIMERFGGAVALESREGEGTRVSLTFRRVP
- a CDS encoding multicopper oxidase domain-containing protein, which produces MDTKARYPFKWFGLLTPLSVALTISLSTGTLRASPIDDERQPEPTDPSAYYDEPEDRVGALNAILTMPEANEDSFDLPDGVKGSRDTERLENVLPPAAQTSFNYPTNGKPSPLFGAQPFTQQLLLFEEFGPEKLDPTTPAAPLPFPAAAIGPLPAQDPNSAARSAPPGPALDTFLRQPGLTPFPSQYANEVDRNPWQAQIEYFLNRHIGSSAEGRPPGKGWSHQRWNEFYPQNAYKTVQTGARINGGLRDARQMHGYALGEFGPGGLYHNVAGVPATDGTAKGVDPRFHPAMPVQNHNSVWTFDGTLPPKLLMVRYGQPLLMRHYNGLPIDPSANMGFGLHTISTHEHNGHAPAESDGYANAFFFPGQYYDYRWPIQLAGYDSINTDAHDPRAAFPCSPGETLWTNDMSPGRKTCENGTIKIRGDWRETMSTHWFHDHMLDFTAQNVYKGNAAMMNYYSALDRGNESVNDGVNLRFPSGSALPWGNRDYDVNLVFADKAWDGNGQLWFNPFNTDGFLGDQVLVNWQWKPTLDVRARSYRFRMLNGSVSRYFKLALVREIKGTSGEFQGPKGSGVSYARVPFHMIANDGNIMEHSVPFDGTMDLDADGDKQNHNAILPTQGIAERFDIIVNFAKNGIKPGDKLFFVNLLVHDDGKGPKEPVSLADALSENYKAVIKQTSKGPMWDKGDPAVGKVLQLNVKPYTGQDLAMDPAAYEPAKPGKAEGLVMIPLKIHRDNAADKALLAKARHRTFTFGRSDGTDEAPWTVKTDGGFGFHMDPRRLNSSTQLASGPTDAGGAGYGTLEVWNIKAGGTGWSHPVHVHFEEGIILSRGGKAPPEWEKWARKDVYRIGSEKDGLDSVEMAINFREFAGTYMEHCHNTQHEDNSMLLRWDIEKPGQFQLMPTPLPSWDGVRYVNSAALPTFRTGDGFGPKVTVKQ